A genomic window from Martelella lutilitoris includes:
- the surE gene encoding 5'/3'-nucleotidase SurE, whose translation MRILLTNDDGIHGPGLAVLQKIAAELSDDVWTVAPETDQSGLAHSLTLSEPLRLRQMGERQYALRGTPTDCVIMAVREVLPDAPDLILSGINSGANMADDVTYSGTIAAAIEGTLQGVRSIALSQAGRYDNGRHFPWEVAERHALPLIRKLLPLELPEGTFFNVNFPCCAPDEVQGVRVTAQGKLESGLSVEKRTDGRGLPYYWLTFRERLSAFAHDSDLNAVGENHVSVTPLKLDLTDHAVRDRITEALA comes from the coding sequence ATGCGCATTCTGCTGACCAATGACGACGGCATTCACGGCCCCGGCCTTGCCGTGCTCCAGAAGATCGCGGCGGAACTCTCCGACGATGTGTGGACCGTCGCTCCTGAGACCGACCAGAGCGGGCTTGCCCATTCGCTGACGCTCTCCGAGCCGCTTCGGTTGCGCCAGATGGGCGAAAGGCAATATGCCCTGCGCGGCACGCCGACGGACTGCGTTATCATGGCTGTGCGCGAGGTCTTGCCGGACGCGCCGGATCTGATCCTGTCGGGCATCAATTCCGGCGCCAACATGGCCGACGACGTCACCTATTCCGGCACCATCGCCGCGGCAATCGAGGGCACGCTCCAGGGCGTGCGGTCGATCGCGCTCAGCCAGGCCGGGCGTTACGATAACGGCCGCCATTTTCCCTGGGAGGTGGCCGAGCGCCACGCCCTGCCGCTCATCCGCAAGCTGTTGCCGCTGGAACTGCCGGAAGGCACGTTCTTTAACGTCAACTTTCCCTGTTGTGCGCCGGACGAGGTTCAGGGCGTGCGGGTGACCGCGCAGGGCAAGCTCGAATCGGGCCTTTCGGTGGAGAAACGTACGGACGGGCGCGGCCTTCCTTACTATTGGCTGACATTCCGCGAGCGGCTCAGCGCCTTTGCCCATGACAGCGACCTCAACGCGGTCGGCGAGAATCATGTCTCTGTGACGCCGCTGAAGCTCGACTTGACCGATCATGCGGTTCGCGACAGGATCACAGAAGCGCTTGCGTAG
- a CDS encoding protein-L-isoaspartate(D-aspartate) O-methyltransferase translates to MATKLQEREGFAALVMRLRASGVTNLDLLSAVEATPRSAFTPSHMSPYAYSGRSIPIECGAFMEGADLAIRLIDILKVKPGQRVLEVGTGSGYTAAIMGRVAERVLSVERYRTLADLARKRMADLSLKSVVVRQADGREGLSGEGTFDRILYTVALPEIPRARVEQLVSNGVIMAPLLREGAPPLMVRMTRIGSRFERQDLFEVPYLAAERGLSKAF, encoded by the coding sequence GTGGCGACGAAGCTTCAGGAACGTGAGGGTTTTGCGGCCCTGGTGATGCGGCTGAGGGCCAGCGGCGTCACCAATCTCGATCTTCTCTCCGCCGTCGAGGCCACGCCGCGCTCCGCCTTCACGCCCTCGCACATGTCGCCCTATGCCTATTCCGGCCGGTCGATCCCGATCGAATGCGGCGCCTTCATGGAAGGCGCGGACCTTGCCATCCGCCTGATCGACATTCTCAAGGTCAAGCCCGGCCAGCGCGTCCTCGAGGTCGGAACCGGTTCCGGCTATACGGCTGCCATCATGGGGCGGGTCGCCGAGCGGGTGCTGAGCGTCGAGCGCTACCGCACGCTCGCCGACCTTGCCCGCAAGCGCATGGCGGATCTCTCGCTGAAGAGTGTGGTGGTGCGGCAGGCCGACGGGCGCGAGGGCCTGAGCGGCGAGGGGACCTTCGACCGCATTCTCTACACTGTGGCGTTGCCCGAAATTCCGCGCGCGCGCGTCGAACAGCTTGTTTCCAACGGGGTGATCATGGCGCCGCTGCTGCGTGAGGGCGCACCGCCCCTGATGGTGCGCATGACGCGGATCGGCAGCCGGTTCGAGCGCCAGGACCTGTTCGAGGTTCCTTATCTTGCCGCCGAACGCGGCCTTTCGAAAGCGTTCTGA